Proteins from one Peromyscus eremicus chromosome 8a, PerEre_H2_v1, whole genome shotgun sequence genomic window:
- the Insyn2b gene encoding protein INSYN2B: MAQQSMKVRPVLLKRSSLESVELVKQPHHRRSKSQQVRFKEDGNTKSPPGVTEADSQTPEDQGLMGKTQASRHHHPASYSLSFPRSHKAGGFRSISIQTSPSLRKHFPVFKRKKLTTSKSLVEMPTASPSAIQVNGNLSEQDIVSSDLAFLRLAQHLEDGPRRLKMPHPFLPRMSKVQSNGPVSFCLESGTWRSSEKATAAIQVPDDICHSPGWEAREPTFGPESSAEGSNCIPALVTMCPGDGPRVLTSDLERFPSCLNTNSSANNTPGTGKLTPELLLPKDNPDSKDLGLLSSQSKKMCVPSPSRTHSSSEPGSHSQPAHVGRASDCPALSDNHQDLESLKSGSASKSVPVCREHVTKLPSQSDSLDLQTGLGSEHLASSFPRHENKPQSSRELGGSNHSHLAQGEELCDLQGRLQSVEESLHSNQEKIKVLLNVIQDLEKARALTEGRNFYRTGQDLNNCSTCQNTACIIYSVEYDFRQQEGRFHEVLQSLEEAEPAEEVPSPPKSPAEAPVPGKQDLRRKSKKVKKKCFWWI; the protein is encoded by the exons ATGGCCCAGCAAAGTATGAAAGTGAGGCCCGTGCTCCTAAAGCGAAGCAGTCTGGAGTCTGTGGAGCTTGTGAAACAACCACACCACCGCAGGAGCAAATCACAACAGGTGCGATTCAAGGAAGATGGGAACACGAAGAGTCCACCTGGCGTAACTGAGGCTGATAGCCAAACGCCTGAAGACCAGGGGCTAATGGGGAAGACACAAGCATCCCGGCACCATCACCCTGCCTCCTACTCACTGTCTTTCCCCAGGTCCCACAAGGCAGGAGGCTTTCGCAGCATCTCTATCCAGACCTCCCCCAGTCTCAGGAAGCATTTCCCAGTTTTCAAAAGGAAGAAACTCACAACTAGCAAGTCTCTGGTGGAAATGCCAACAGCCTCCCCAAGTGCCATCCAGGTCAACGGCAACCTCTCTGAACAGGATATTGTGTCCTCTGACCTTGCCTTCCTGAGGCTGGCTCAGCATCTCGAGGATGGGCCTCGAAGACTCAAAATGCCCCACCCATTTCTCCCTAGGATGTCCAAGGTGCAAAGCAATGGGCCTGTTAGCTTCTGCTTGGAATCTGGGACTTGGAGGTCCTCAGAGAAAGCAACAGCTGCCATTCAGGTTCCAGATGATATTTGTCATAGTCCAGGCTGGGAAGCTAGAGAGCCTACATTCGGCCCAGAAAGCTCAGCTGAAGGAAGCAACTGTATACCCGCTTTGGTCACCATGTGCCCGGGGGATGGGCCGAGAGTGCTGACATCAGATCTGGAAAGATTCCCCTCCTGCTTAAACACCAACAGCAGCGCCAACAACACCCCAGGCACAGGAAAACTCACACCTGAATTGCTTTTGCCCAAAGATAACCCTGACAGCAAAGACCTTGGCCTTCTGTCttctcagtcaaagaaaatgtgtgtTCCCTCACCCTCACGGACTCACAGCTCCTCTGAGCCAGGCTCCCATAGCCAGCCAGCCCATGTAGGAAGAGCCTCTGATTGCCCAGCATTGAGTGACAATCACCAGGACCTGGAGTCACTCAAAAGTGGCAGTGCATCCAAGTCTGTCCCTGTGTGTCGGGAGCATGTGACAAAGCTCCCCAGCCAGTCAGACAGCCTAGACCTTCAGACTGGCCTTGGAAGTGAGCACCTCGCTTCCTCCTTCCCAAGGCACGAGAACAAACCTCAGAGCAGCAGAGAGCTCGGTGGTAGTAATCACAGTCACCTGGCACAGGGGGAGGAGCTCTGTGACCTCCAAGGCCGGCTGCAATCAGTAGAGGAATCACTGCACTCAAACCAAGAGAAAATTAAAGTCCTATTGAATGTGATTCAAGATCTGGAGAAAGCTCGTGCTCTCACTGAAGG GAGGAACTTCTATCGGACTGGCCAAGATCTCAACAACTGCAGCACCTGTCAGAACACAGCGTGCATCATATACAG cGTGGAGTATGATTTCCGGCAGCAGGAAGGCAGGTTCCATGAGGTTCTCCAGAGTCTGGAGGAGGCAGAACCAGCTGAGGAAGTTCCTTCCCCACCCAAGTCCCCAGCAGAAGCCCCGGTCCCTGGGAAACAGGACTTACGGCGGAAAAGCAAGAAGGTGAAGAAGAAATGTTTCTGGTGGATATAA